One genomic segment of Lampris incognitus isolate fLamInc1 chromosome 2, fLamInc1.hap2, whole genome shotgun sequence includes these proteins:
- the LOC130107821 gene encoding tumor protein p53-inducible nuclear protein 2 isoform X2 — translation MFQRLSSLFFGEVQEAAAELKGPNPCVTDADEEGWMLVNLPAEADCMMQAGGGAEAPQRAQSLSDGNQSNQQDTLTRTGCPAPVTRPPNQRRRTHKGRARESVTLSAPLSCPSASPSVSGAITPVTLPRQARLSTPSTPSMSPGSRSECGGSGGSSRAGSERGCMDESWFVTPPPCFTAEGATAEASPMEDLLIEHPSMSVYVSSNNLSMVSNGNLSVVGEESIISLTSSVRVAEPAAAPAARSAMPTRVSRGTAAQAGALAKVTQMARVQRSKARIERRHLGRNRIQRQNRTREQVPRHAAHTRNTFLHQPSQRSFYH, via the exons ATGTTTCAACGTCTGAGCAGTTTGTTCTTCGGGGAGGTGCAGGAGGCGGCCGCTGAGCTGAAGGGACCCAACCCCTGTGTGACGGATGCTGACGAGGAGGGATGGATGCTGGTCAATCTGCCCG CGGAAGCTGACTGCATGATGCAGGCTGGGGGTGGCGCTGAAGCTCCACAGAGAGCGCAATCACTCTCAGACGGTAACCAATCAAATCAACAAGACACACTTACAAGGACTGGGTGCCCCGCCCCTGTTACCCGCCCACCTAACCAGCGCCGCAGGACGCACAAAGGACGGGCGCGAGAGTCTGTGACGTTATCGGCCCCCCTGTCCTGCCCTAGCGCTAGCCCTTCAGTCTCGGGCGCCATTACACCTGTGACGCTGCCGAGACAGGCGAGGTTGTCCACGCCCTCCACCCCGTCCATGTCCCCCGGTTCTAGGAGTGAATGTGGAGGCAGCGGGGGTAGCAGTAGGGCAGGCTCAGAAAGAGGCTGCATGGATGAGAGCTGGTTTGTCACCCCTCCCCCCTGTTTCACTGCAGAGGGAGCCACGGCGGAGGCCAGCCCCATGGAGGACCTGCTCATTGAACATCCCAGCATGTCTGTCTACGTCTCCTCGAACAACCTGTCCATGGTGTCCAACGGCAACCTGTCTGTGGTGGGAGAAGAGAGCATCATTAGCCTGACAAGCAGCGTGAG GGTAGCTGAGCCAGCTGCTGCGCCCGCCGCCCGCAGTGCTATGCCCACCAGGGTGAGCCGTGGAACAGCTGCCCAGGCCGGAGCCCTGGCCAAGGTCACCCAAATGGCTAGGGTCCAGCGTAGCAAAGCTCGCATTGAGAGGCGCCATCTGGGCCGTAACCGAATCCAACGCCAAAACCGCACTAGGGAACAAGTTCCTCGCCatgcagcccacaccagaaacacctTCCTCCACCAGCCCAGCCAGCGCAGTTTCTACCACTAA
- the LOC130107821 gene encoding tumor protein p53-inducible nuclear protein 2 isoform X3: MFQRLSSLFFGEVQEAAAELKGPNPCVTDADEEGWMLVNLPEGATAEASPMEDLLIEHPSMSVYVSSNNLSMVSNGNLSVVGEESIISLTSSVSRVAEPAAAPAARSAMPTRVSRGTAAQAGALAKVTQMARVQRSKARIERRHLGRNRIQRQNRTREQVPRHAAHTRNTFLHQPSQRSFYH, translated from the exons ATGTTTCAACGTCTGAGCAGTTTGTTCTTCGGGGAGGTGCAGGAGGCGGCCGCTGAGCTGAAGGGACCCAACCCCTGTGTGACGGATGCTGACGAGGAGGGATGGATGCTGGTCAATCTGCCCG AGGGAGCCACGGCGGAGGCCAGCCCCATGGAGGACCTGCTCATTGAACATCCCAGCATGTCTGTCTACGTCTCCTCGAACAACCTGTCCATGGTGTCCAACGGCAACCTGTCTGTGGTGGGAGAAGAGAGCATCATTAGCCTGACAAGCAGCGTGAG CAGGGTAGCTGAGCCAGCTGCTGCGCCCGCCGCCCGCAGTGCTATGCCCACCAGGGTGAGCCGTGGAACAGCTGCCCAGGCCGGAGCCCTGGCCAAGGTCACCCAAATGGCTAGGGTCCAGCGTAGCAAAGCTCGCATTGAGAGGCGCCATCTGGGCCGTAACCGAATCCAACGCCAAAACCGCACTAGGGAACAAGTTCCTCGCCatgcagcccacaccagaaacacctTCCTCCACCAGCCCAGCCAGCGCAGTTTCTACCACTAA
- the LOC130107821 gene encoding tumor protein p53-inducible nuclear protein 2 isoform X1, which translates to MFQRLSSLFFGEVQEAAAELKGPNPCVTDADEEGWMLVNLPAEADCMMQAGGGAEAPQRAQSLSDGNQSNQQDTLTRTGCPAPVTRPPNQRRRTHKGRARESVTLSAPLSCPSASPSVSGAITPVTLPRQARLSTPSTPSMSPGSRSECGGSGGSSRAGSERGCMDESWFVTPPPCFTAEGATAEASPMEDLLIEHPSMSVYVSSNNLSMVSNGNLSVVGEESIISLTSSVSRVAEPAAAPAARSAMPTRVSRGTAAQAGALAKVTQMARVQRSKARIERRHLGRNRIQRQNRTREQVPRHAAHTRNTFLHQPSQRSFYH; encoded by the exons ATGTTTCAACGTCTGAGCAGTTTGTTCTTCGGGGAGGTGCAGGAGGCGGCCGCTGAGCTGAAGGGACCCAACCCCTGTGTGACGGATGCTGACGAGGAGGGATGGATGCTGGTCAATCTGCCCG CGGAAGCTGACTGCATGATGCAGGCTGGGGGTGGCGCTGAAGCTCCACAGAGAGCGCAATCACTCTCAGACGGTAACCAATCAAATCAACAAGACACACTTACAAGGACTGGGTGCCCCGCCCCTGTTACCCGCCCACCTAACCAGCGCCGCAGGACGCACAAAGGACGGGCGCGAGAGTCTGTGACGTTATCGGCCCCCCTGTCCTGCCCTAGCGCTAGCCCTTCAGTCTCGGGCGCCATTACACCTGTGACGCTGCCGAGACAGGCGAGGTTGTCCACGCCCTCCACCCCGTCCATGTCCCCCGGTTCTAGGAGTGAATGTGGAGGCAGCGGGGGTAGCAGTAGGGCAGGCTCAGAAAGAGGCTGCATGGATGAGAGCTGGTTTGTCACCCCTCCCCCCTGTTTCACTGCAGAGGGAGCCACGGCGGAGGCCAGCCCCATGGAGGACCTGCTCATTGAACATCCCAGCATGTCTGTCTACGTCTCCTCGAACAACCTGTCCATGGTGTCCAACGGCAACCTGTCTGTGGTGGGAGAAGAGAGCATCATTAGCCTGACAAGCAGCGTGAG CAGGGTAGCTGAGCCAGCTGCTGCGCCCGCCGCCCGCAGTGCTATGCCCACCAGGGTGAGCCGTGGAACAGCTGCCCAGGCCGGAGCCCTGGCCAAGGTCACCCAAATGGCTAGGGTCCAGCGTAGCAAAGCTCGCATTGAGAGGCGCCATCTGGGCCGTAACCGAATCCAACGCCAAAACCGCACTAGGGAACAAGTTCCTCGCCatgcagcccacaccagaaacacctTCCTCCACCAGCCCAGCCAGCGCAGTTTCTACCACTAA